A stretch of DNA from Chloroflexota bacterium:
AGATGGACAGTCGCTGGAATTCGATGATGCATTTGTGAGAGCGGCGGCGGCGGCGTACGAGTCGGGATTGGATATTTCATTCTCAGGGTTGTTTGCTGGTGAGTCCCGCCGTCGGGTCTCTTTGCCGACATATCCGTTCCAGCGTAGGCACCATTGGATATAGGGCCATTAATATTTGTGCCTAATGTATGGACAAGAGTGAAGGTACAGTGATACCTTATTGGTTGTCTTGATAAACTATTGAGCATAGGAGGCTTGAACAGATGGCATCAATTGAAGATAGGGTAAGGAAGCTAATAGCCGACAATCTGGAAGTGGACGGTAAGCCTGTGGACGCGTCGATGGACCTCGGTTCCAGCCTTACGGACGCTGGGGTGTCTTCGATGGACATAGTGTCGTTCGCCCGGGTTATTCAGGACGAATTTGGCATCAGGTTCTCGGCTGAACACTGCACCGAACTCCAGACCATCGGGCAGTTGATAGACTACCTTGACTCGAATGCTGCTTAGCGCCGCGTATGCGGAACTGAACAACGCAGAATGACTGATTCCGCAACGCATTGCTGGTGGAGTCTCTTCCGAACAATTGGCAACGTAACGGTATTACATATTGATCTGACGCCTCATGCTCAACATGAGGCGTCAGCGCTTTTGTGGCTCCATGAAAATGAACTGGAAGATTCGTGCAATTATGTGCACTTAAGTGCGCGCCGAAGGTTTGTGCTATGCCGTGGGGCGCTCCGCGCCATACTCTGTGGCAACCTAGGCTGCGATAACGAGCGGCTGACGTTTGGCGAACACCGTTACGGTAAGCCTTTTGCCCTGGTGGACGCTATTCGGGCGCAGATCAGTTTCAATGTGAGCCACAGCGGTAGTCATGGGCTAATTGCGGTCGCGCCTGGCGGGCAGTTGGGCGTGGACGTCGAAGAGCTTGCGACAAGACGTGACTTCGACAGGCTGATCGAGGCTGCATTTGGTCCCAACGAGCAGTCTGAACTGAAATTGGAGCGGGTACGAGGTGAGTTCCGGCTTTTCTTCAAGCTCTGGACAGTCAAGGAGGCGCTAATCAAGGCGCTTGGGACCGGTCTTTCATTGGATCCCGCGGCGTTTGAGGCACCTGAGGAGATACGCCGCGGTGAGACTGTCGGCACGTTCTGGTTTCCTCAGGTACCGTCGGTGAGGTGGCGCGTAGTAGATATTGGCAACGAGGAATTCGCCGCCGCTCTCGCCTTTGCTGTGTGATTCTTAGGCAGTTGATATATGATACTGCCAGTGAATAGGGTCTGATCAAAAGATTTAAGGATGCGACGATGACCTCAGCGATCGGATGGAAGGTTCCCGAGCCGCTTTCAACGTATGACGTGCAGGTTGACGACGAGACCACAATTACCTTGCGGCGGCACGGTAACCCGGACGGTCCCCGACTCGTCCTCAGTCACGGCAACGGTCTGGCGATCGATCTCTATTACCCTTTCTGGTCACTTCTGCGGAATGACTTCGATATCATAGTCTATGATCTCCGAAACCATGGCTGGAACGCAGTCACTTCGTTGCAGAGTCACAACATTCCTACTCTGGTTCAGGACCACGATAAGGTCTTGGAGGCTATTGACATTGAGTATGGTGACAAGCCGAAGATAGGCATTTATCACTCTGTTTCGGCTCTGGTTACTCTTCTGTCTCCCCGGAATGGTAGCGATTTTGCCGCGCGTGTGCTGTTCGATCCACCACTCTGCAAGCCTGGTCGCAGCCACAGGGAATTTGAAGAGGCCGCCAAGCAGTTGTCCTCCACCTCTCGCGGGAGGATGGCGCGATTTAAGAACAGGGAAGACTTCGCATTCCTACTCTCGTTCTTCCCGATTTTTGAACTCATAGTGCCGGGAGGCCACGACCTCTTTTCCATGACAACCCTGAAGGAAAACAGTCTCGAAAAGCTCTATGAACTGTGTTGCCCGCCCGCATACGAAGCACAGATAATTGAGTACGCGGGCGCGTTCGCGGTTCTCGTGGACTTCGCTTCGCAGGTCAGCCCAACAAAGGTAATTGGCGCCGATCCGACATTGCCATTCTCATACCTACCGACTCTGGATCTCAGCGATGTCTTCACGGTTGGATACGACTTCCTGCCTGATTCCACGCACTTTTTGCAGTTGGAACAGCCGGAGCAGTGCGTGGAACTGATGCTTGAATTCATCGAGCCGATAATCTCGTCCTGAGCCGGCATTTTCCGCTTCCACCGTTCGACGGAAACCCACCGTGGACTGCGGTCACTACGCATCGACCCGCACGGTCACGATGTCCATGCCATAATATTTCTGGTGGCGCACCGATGACGCGTAGTGCCTTAACAGGCGGAATGAAATTTCCCTGTCGTCAATTGTCTCTTCCTCATCGTCTAGGTAAGCGAGGCGGTCTCCCAGGTTTTCGCCATCCACAAGCACGGAGACAAATTCCAGATCGACGGTCCGACCGTCCTGTCGGGCTATGATGACAAGGCGTGGGATGTTGTCGGTTCTGCCAGCCGAAAGGTGTTCGTTTCCAGGTTGCAGCAGGCTGGACAGCGCCTCCTCAGACGCTGAGCGGAGCCGCTGTGTCGATTCCTCACTCCAGCTCATTTCTGTTGCCACCTCCCGCGCGAATTCATCGATCGCCGGCAGATTGGCAAGGTCGAGTCTGGTTTCCAGGCGCCTCGGGCGCGGACTCGTCAGGTTCAGGAATATAGTGAGAAGGATTGCGGTCGCCGCGCCCGCTGTTATTCCGTTTCCCAGCAGCGCCCCCCAGGGATGCCCCAGCAATTCCTCAATTATGTTCCGCTGAAGCAGCCCCGCTCCCACGGCAAATGACAGACCCACTACAATCGACTTCTCTAGGTTTAGGCCGTCCCTCATTATGGTCTGTAAGCCTTCGACAAAGAAAATGCCCAGTGCAACCAGCAGGAAAGCGCCCATTACGGGGGTCGGTATCGTCAGCAGCGCCCCCGTCAACTTTGGGAGCAGCGCCAGTCCAATGAGTATGATCGCTATGGCGTATCCGACGTAGCGAGACGCCACTCCCGTGATATTGACAAGCGATGCGGTGAAGGACGAGTATGACGACGTGGGAGGCGTACCCGCAATCCCTGACAAGAATATGCCAATGCCGTTAGCGTATATCGATCCCTGCAGCAGTCGAAAATCAGTAGATCTCAGACTTCGCCGCGCCGTCCGCTGAATCACGACATTGTCGCCGACCCCCTTGATAGCCTGCACCAGAGTTACGATCAGAAACATTGGCAGGAGCGTCCAGAATCCTGCGCCCAGCCGAAGATCCAATCCTTGAATGCCGGTCTCAGGAATGCCAATCCAAGGTGCTGAGTACAGCCGCTCAAGGTCGTAGACTCCCAGTATGGCCGCCATGATGCAGCCTGAAACGAACCCGATTAGCATTGACCACGGTCGCAGTTGGCGCGGTGCGCGCAGAACTAAACCTGTCGCGACGAGAAGTGTAACAACGGCTACCAGAGGACCGGCAAATGACGGCGCGCCCGTGGGAACTTCGTCGAATCGGTCGAGGCAGAATGGCAGCACCGAGACGGCTATTAGCATCAATACGGTGCCTGACACTGTTGGAGTCACAACACGCCTCAACTGCGGCAGCCAGGTAGCCACCGCGAAGAAGAAGAGCGCGGAAACGACCATCAGGCTTGCAAGCATCGCTGGTCCGCCCTCTGCCAGCGCGAGCACTGCCAACGCTATGTAATTAGGCGTAACTCCTGTCACTGCCATGTGCCCGGTGCCCAAGCGTCCTATGCGCGAAGCCTGAAGTGCGGTGACGATAGCCACGATTATCAAGGCGGCGAACATTGACCATGTCAGGTAGTCGTCGTCCTGTCCCGCCGAAAGAACTGTAACCACGACAATCGAAATCGCGGGTGGCAGAACGAGCAAAATACCCTGTATACCCACTACGAAAGATGTCAGTATTGAGCACCTTTCTTCCGGTTCGTAGCGGATGTGGTCATTTGATTGAGCTGTTGCCAAAGCTGGACTCCGTTAAGGGGGATGTGGCACTCTCGGATGAGATACCTAGGATAGCGCGTGCGAAGCGGGCTAAGTATGCACCAGTTGTCTTGCATGCGTCAACAATCGCGCAAGTACCGTCGCCGCGCCGCGAAGGCGACACCTACCGGCGCAAGCAGCATCAACAAGCTTGCCATTCCCGTACCCACAGGCACCGCCCCCACCGAATTGCACCCGCCACTCGCCGGCGCACTCGCATCAGCTTCCGGTGTCGCCGTTACCACTATGATTACCGGCGTCTGCGTAGGCGGCACAAGCGTTGCCGTCGGTTCAGGCGTAGATGTCGGCGCGGGCGTGTCCGTAGGCATCGGCGTATGAGTAGCCGTTGCCGTCGGAACGGGCGTATCCTTAGGCGTAGGCGTCATAGTCGGAGTATCAGTTGGCGTAGCCGTAGGTGTTTGCGTCGCGGTCGCAGTCGGCGTCGGCGTTTCCGTAGGTATCGGCGTGTCAGTTGGTGTAGGCGTGATTGTAGGTGTCGGCGTATGAGTAGCCGTTGCGGTTGGCGTGAATGTTGCTGTGGCGGTTGGCCTCGGCGTTGGAGTAGGCGCAGCCCTGCCATGCTGACCGCCGCCCTCCCACCAAGTCGCCACGCCGTCACCATCAAGGTCCTTCTTCAACGCAGGGTAATCGCTGGATGTCCCAAAGTCCCAGAAATCATCA
This window harbors:
- a CDS encoding alpha/beta hydrolase, which codes for MTSAIGWKVPEPLSTYDVQVDDETTITLRRHGNPDGPRLVLSHGNGLAIDLYYPFWSLLRNDFDIIVYDLRNHGWNAVTSLQSHNIPTLVQDHDKVLEAIDIEYGDKPKIGIYHSVSALVTLLSPRNGSDFAARVLFDPPLCKPGRSHREFEEAAKQLSSTSRGRMARFKNREDFAFLLSFFPIFELIVPGGHDLFSMTTLKENSLEKLYELCCPPAYEAQIIEYAGAFAVLVDFASQVSPTKVIGADPTLPFSYLPTLDLSDVFTVGYDFLPDSTHFLQLEQPEQCVELMLEFIEPIISS
- a CDS encoding 4'-phosphopantetheinyl transferase superfamily protein, coding for MTDSATHCWWSLFRTIGNVTVLHIDLTPHAQHEASALLWLHENELEDSCNYVHLSARRRFVLCRGALRAILCGNLGCDNERLTFGEHRYGKPFALVDAIRAQISFNVSHSGSHGLIAVAPGGQLGVDVEELATRRDFDRLIEAAFGPNEQSELKLERVRGEFRLFFKLWTVKEALIKALGTGLSLDPAAFEAPEEIRRGETVGTFWFPQVPSVRWRVVDIGNEEFAAALAFAV